GATAATGTCGATTCTGAGATGAACTCCCTATCCTGTTCCTTCATCAGATCGAACACTACTCGATTTCTTATAAAAATTGATCCTGTCTTAACTTAATAGGGACCAAAGGGCTCATGATCTCGATCTTATAACTCTCACGAGGACCTCAGCCGGATCCTCGCATCCCCTCAAGAACTCCCTAGCCCTCTCCCTGAGCCTCTCGCTCTCCCACTCCTTCCTGAGCTCATCGTAAACCGAGGGGAGATCGCTAGCTTTCATATCAGTAACCTTCCTCATGAGCCCCTCGCTCAATAGTATCTTGCTCACGCAGGGATCCTCGCCCGGGAAGAGGGAGATGGAAGGTACTCCCAGCAGAGCCGCTTCCCTGGCCATAGTCCCCCCTCCGGATATCACGCCAGCTGATCTGGAGATGAGGGAGATGCCATCTATACTCGCACTCACCCTCTCCCCGGATGGCAGCTCTATGATCCCCTCCCTCATTATCTTGACAGCTCGAATCCCCTTCTCCCTCAGGAACTTCTCCACGATACTCTCGAAGGGGCCGCCCTCCTTCAGATAATGGGATGCCACTGGCGGGTACCTGACCACGATGTAATCCCCCTCATCTAGCCCTAGATCGGATTTCACGAACTCCCCATCCTCCATGAAATCCAAAACGTGTGAGACCTCGAACAGCCCCCTGAACCTCATAGTCTCGCTGTAAGTGGGGCCTGAGAAACACTCGGGGACTATGGATAGGGTTGAGAGTGGGAAGGTGAGCTTCGTCACTATATGAGGAGGGATGTCGTTATCGTTCATAGCTATATAAGGTATCCCCAGGCCGAAGGCCACTCTAGCCTGCTCAACTGATGCCTTAGATACCGCAAGATCAACCTCCCTATCAGCTATAAGCAACGCGAGCTCCTTTACCCTCTCAGCGAATGATATTAGCTTCTCATAATCGCTAGCTCCCCATTCCCCAACTACTTCAGCCTCTATCGGTATCATGGCCCTCAGGAGCTCAACTAAAGAGCCCTTCCTCCTCGTCGTCAGGAAAACTTGGCCTCCGAACTTCTTCAGGAACCTCCTCCAGAACCTGACGTTGGCTTCATTCACTATATCGATCCAGATCAAGCTATCGACCCCAGTAAGGATAGGAGAAATGTGAGCACCAGGCTTATGACCACTGCCGGCACTAAGTACTTGTAAACTCCAGAGTACCTCGCCTTATAATACTCCAGGGTCAGGACGAGGCACAAGTGAACCGGTGATAGCATTACTCCAAGGTAACCGCCGGTGTAACTCATCAGAAGGAAGATATCCTTTATGTTTGAGGAAGTCCCTATTATCTCGCTGAGCAATGGGAAAGCAGTCCCCGTGTAAACGTACTCCCCCGCCGTAGTCACTCCTATTATGAAAGTTATGAGGAAGCAGAGGGGGAGGGCCGGTATGTTCCTAGCTAGCATGAAGTTGTAGAGGGCCAGGGCAGCTTTACTATCGTAGACGTACTGAGTGAACATAGTGACCGCTATGACTACTGCAAGTATCTTGAATGAGAGGGCGAACTTCAACCCCTCCCTCACCTCCTTCCTCGAGGGCCTAGTGTAAATAGTCACTAATATCGCTGAGATCAGGAGGGAGATGTCCACTGGAAGCTTAATCAAGAATATGAGCGCTATTATGAGTAAGAAGGGCCAAAGATTGACTAAAGCCCTGTAACTCGCATTGCCTCTCTCGAACGAGTTCTCATATTTCCTGATGCCAAGGGCGAATATGAGGAAGCCAGCGACGTAAGAAGCTATTGCAGCTGGATATGTGGCCTCTATTATCCTGACCACCGATGTCTTGAGTATGACGGACGCTATTATTATCGATTGGAAGACGGGCCATACTGGAATTGTAACGTGCCTGAACCAGTAATTTATGAAAGTAGCGAAGTCGCTATCCAGCTTCTGCCTCTCCATGTAATGCTCCTTCATCATCATAGCTGAGACCAGAGCCCCTCCGGGCATGGGTATCAAGCCTATTAGAATGGGGATGAATATGGATGCGAATCTGGGGCCCAGGCTGACGGCAAAGTCAGTGATCCTATCCAGGATCCCGCTGACTTTCATCATATAGGAGAGGAAGAGGGCGGATGAGAAAGCTGTTACTAAGGAGAGAGTGCTCCTCGAGAATATCCCCTTGAAAGTCGATTCTAGGAAGGATATTCCGAGTGTAAGGATCCCAAAAGATATTGTTGAGGCTAAAACAGCTATATGAACTTCTTGCTTCATGACGAGGAGTCCTATGAGCAGAGCTATTGATATAGCGAAGCTTAGGACTGGATCTACCATCGGGGTGAGCTCCCCCATTTCCTTAAAAATATTTTACATGAAGGGCGCGGGAAAATTCAGCGAGTATTGAG
The sequence above is drawn from the Candidatus Korarchaeum cryptofilum OPF8 genome and encodes:
- a CDS encoding DUF354 domain-containing protein, whose product is MIWIDIVNEANVRFWRRFLKKFGGQVFLTTRRKGSLVELLRAMIPIEAEVVGEWGASDYEKLISFAERVKELALLIADREVDLAVSKASVEQARVAFGLGIPYIAMNDNDIPPHIVTKLTFPLSTLSIVPECFSGPTYSETMRFRGLFEVSHVLDFMEDGEFVKSDLGLDEGDYIVVRYPPVASHYLKEGGPFESIVEKFLREKGIRAVKIMREGIIELPSGERVSASIDGISLISRSAGVISGGGTMAREAALLGVPSISLFPGEDPCVSKILLSEGLMRKVTDMKASDLPSVYDELRKEWESERLRERAREFLRGCEDPAEVLVRVIRSRS
- a CDS encoding DUF401 family protein; translation: MVDPVLSFAISIALLIGLLVMKQEVHIAVLASTISFGILTLGISFLESTFKGIFSRSTLSLVTAFSSALFLSYMMKVSGILDRITDFAVSLGPRFASIFIPILIGLIPMPGGALVSAMMMKEHYMERQKLDSDFATFINYWFRHVTIPVWPVFQSIIIASVILKTSVVRIIEATYPAAIASYVAGFLIFALGIRKYENSFERGNASYRALVNLWPFLLIIALIFLIKLPVDISLLISAILVTIYTRPSRKEVREGLKFALSFKILAVVIAVTMFTQYVYDSKAALALYNFMLARNIPALPLCFLITFIIGVTTAGEYVYTGTAFPLLSEIIGTSSNIKDIFLLMSYTGGYLGVMLSPVHLCLVLTLEYYKARYSGVYKYLVPAVVISLVLTFLLSLLGSIA